A stretch of the Perca fluviatilis chromosome 17, GENO_Pfluv_1.0, whole genome shotgun sequence genome encodes the following:
- the surf4 gene encoding surfeit locus protein 4, with protein sequence MGQEDLMNTAEDVADQFLRLTKHYLPHLARLCLISTFLEDGIRMWFQWNEQRDYIEATWSCGYFLATCFVLLNLIGQLGGCVLILSRNFVQYACFGLFGIIALQTVAYSILWDLKFLMRNLALGGGLLLLLAESRSEGKSMFAGVPSMGESSPKQYMQLGGRVLLVLMFMTLLHFDSNFFSILQNMVGTALIILVAIGFKTKLAALTLVVWLLAINVYFNAFWTVPAYKPMHDFLKYDFFQTTSVIGGLLLVVALGPGGVSMDEKKKEW encoded by the exons TTCCTGCGGTTAACCAAACATTACCTGCCCCACCTTGCGCGTCTCTGTCTTATCAGCACCTTCCTGGAAGATGGCATCCGCATGTGGTTCCAGTGGAATGAACAGAGAGACTACATTGAGGCAACCTGGAGCTGTGGCTACTTCCTGGCTACCTGCTTTGTGCTGCTTAACTTGATAGGACAGCTGG GTGGTTGTGTCCTAATCCTCAGTAGAAATTTTGTACAGTATGCCTGCTTTGGATTATTTGGCATCATAGCGCTACAG ACTGTTGCATACAGCATTTTATGGGACCTCAAATTTTTGATGAG aAACCTGGCCCTAGGAGGTGGTCTGCTCCTGCTGCTGGCCGAGTCTCGTTCGGAAGGAAAGAGCATGTTTGCTGGAGTTCCCTCCATGGGAGAGAGTTCGCCAAAGCAGTACATGCAGCTGGGTGGTCGAGTACTGCTAGTGCTCATGTTCATGACTCTGCTGCACTTTGACTCCAACTTCTTCTCT ATCCTGCAGAACATGGTTGGAACTGCACTCATCATCCTGGTGGCCATTGGCTTCAAAACCAAGCTGGCGGCGTTGACCCTCGTCGTGTGGCTTCTGGCCATCAACGTTTACTTCAACGCCTTCTGGACCGTCCCCGCCTACAAGCCCATGCATGACTTCCTCAAGTACGACTTCTTCCAGACCACCTCGGTCATCGGCGGCCTGCTGTTGGTGGTGGCACTTGGACCTGGTGGAGTGTCCATggatgagaaaaagaaagagtggTAG